A genome region from Blautia coccoides includes the following:
- a CDS encoding carbohydrate kinase family protein, giving the protein MRREEKPIDCLFIGGSTQDLMMRVEQMPGSDQRVQASEYVQCCGGVSATAAAAHQSLGGVTGMITIVGEDEAGTFIRQDLAKQGFRAVQMIETSHSRSSVSMILVDRDGSRSITHYGGCIYDLEFEMLDKNLLKSAKVIHLGVMGEKLMVDLAKFCREEGEVLLSIDGGNLPRKLADQLLPYTDIWILDEATTEKTLDLDAEEACRYYASRGKQGMFTAVTRGEKGAVGFDGESFLYMESIDVPVVDTTGAGDNYHGAFLYALGQGWELKKCMEFAGVFASLTCGQIGGRKGIPALEEVINRIA; this is encoded by the coding sequence ATGAGACGAGAAGAAAAGCCCATTGACTGCCTGTTTATCGGGGGCAGCACCCAGGATCTCATGATGCGGGTGGAGCAGATGCCGGGCAGTGACCAGAGAGTACAGGCGTCTGAGTATGTGCAGTGCTGCGGCGGCGTATCTGCCACGGCAGCGGCGGCCCATCAGAGTCTGGGAGGCGTCACAGGCATGATCACCATTGTTGGAGAGGATGAGGCGGGGACATTTATCCGGCAGGACCTGGCGAAGCAGGGGTTTCGGGCAGTGCAGATGATCGAGACATCCCATTCCAGATCTTCTGTGAGCATGATCCTTGTGGACAGAGATGGAAGCCGAAGCATTACCCACTATGGGGGATGTATCTATGATCTGGAATTTGAGATGCTGGATAAAAACCTTTTAAAAAGCGCGAAAGTCATCCATCTTGGTGTGATGGGGGAGAAGCTGATGGTGGATCTTGCAAAATTCTGCAGGGAAGAGGGGGAAGTCCTGCTCTCTATTGACGGGGGAAATCTTCCGAGAAAACTGGCAGATCAGCTCCTTCCCTACACGGATATCTGGATCCTGGATGAGGCCACGACAGAGAAGACTCTGGATCTGGACGCGGAAGAAGCCTGCAGATACTATGCCTCCAGGGGAAAACAAGGGATGTTCACCGCAGTGACAAGAGGAGAAAAAGGGGCTGTGGGATTTGATGGGGAAAGCTTTTTGTATATGGAATCTATAGACGTACCTGTGGTGGATACCACGGGGGCGGGGGATAATTACCACGGTGCTTTCCTGTATGCCCTGGGACAGGGCTGGGAGCTTAAAAAATGTATGGAATTCGCAGGTGTTTTTGCCAGCCTGACCTGCGGCCAGATAGGCGGAAGAAAAGGGATACCTGCACTGGAAGAAGTGATAAACCGGATCGCTTGA
- a CDS encoding sensor histidine kinase, giving the protein MFTIKNIGTKIQKNISNFKLGRKIMLIVLACIFLISGFSMLAYYFTVRSNNHLLYSSTADNLSYSASNLSSHIDNIQALSTAMIADDTLQDMLSMRKDSGKPLDPSSYSTLCTTLESYLQQYQNNSLSYIMLAGDEVMAKTYIPLSDRLPVEVIRELIKSAKGHMGRSTWVTQYSEDYGLFLVREIRRTKNARLDSLGYVIIRVNSRRMLEDCSHFSNQYGQASYLLANEDSVIQSSITLSEQDSKTLLEPFEHPYRIQNLSGDKYFVVKNTVPNVGWDFFCLVPYGTVYDSILVTRILFVAIVLLSILLSLLLSTHFIRSLTRHIDNLICKIQSFAREDATFSPADFPFDYTERKDELGLLHQQFDQMALQIQQLIHVNYKNELLVKDAQLKALETQINPHFLYNTLESINWRAKASGEKDISKMVEALGFLLRAALSQSSKTVPLRQELDFVHCYLTIQETRYEDQLVYTMEVDEALNEVPVPKLLIQPLVENAIQHALEEMVDTCRILIRVYHDSRYLYIQVENSGSSFPNHLLEKLSDKTIKPEGFGIGLTNINQRIQLTYGKEYGLEFFNKDGFAVAMIRLPFQGTAAEGIGNITQQQQR; this is encoded by the coding sequence ATGTTTACGATTAAAAATATAGGTACAAAAATACAGAAAAACATATCCAATTTTAAGTTAGGGCGCAAGATCATGCTGATCGTGCTGGCATGTATTTTTCTGATCAGCGGGTTTTCCATGCTCGCTTATTACTTTACTGTCCGCAGCAATAACCATCTGTTATACAGCAGCACTGCTGATAATCTGTCCTACTCAGCCTCTAACCTGAGCAGCCACATTGACAATATCCAGGCACTCTCCACAGCTATGATCGCGGATGATACGTTACAGGACATGCTGTCTATGCGCAAGGATTCCGGAAAGCCGCTGGACCCTTCCTCTTACAGCACTCTGTGCACCACCCTGGAGTCCTATCTGCAGCAGTACCAAAACAACAGTCTTTCCTATATCATGCTGGCCGGGGATGAGGTCATGGCCAAAACCTATATTCCTCTGTCTGACCGGCTCCCGGTTGAGGTGATCCGGGAATTGATAAAAAGCGCCAAAGGACACATGGGCCGTTCCACATGGGTAACACAATACAGCGAAGACTATGGTCTCTTTCTCGTCCGGGAGATCCGGCGGACCAAAAATGCGCGCCTGGACTCTCTGGGATATGTCATCATACGGGTAAATAGCCGACGGATGTTAGAAGACTGCAGCCATTTTTCCAATCAATACGGGCAGGCCTCCTATCTGCTGGCGAACGAAGATTCCGTGATCCAGAGCAGCATCACCCTGTCGGAACAGGATTCCAAAACGCTTCTGGAACCCTTTGAGCACCCCTACCGCATCCAGAATTTGTCCGGAGACAAATACTTTGTGGTCAAAAATACAGTCCCCAATGTGGGCTGGGACTTTTTCTGCCTGGTTCCTTATGGTACGGTCTATGATTCGATCCTAGTCACCAGAATCCTGTTCGTTGCCATTGTTCTGTTGAGTATCTTGTTAAGCCTCCTGCTCTCCACGCACTTTATCCGCTCCCTGACCAGGCACATTGACAACCTGATCTGCAAGATCCAGTCCTTTGCCCGTGAAGACGCAACCTTTTCCCCCGCCGATTTCCCTTTTGACTATACAGAGAGAAAAGACGAACTGGGGCTTCTGCACCAGCAGTTTGATCAGATGGCCCTGCAGATTCAGCAGTTGATCCATGTAAACTATAAAAATGAGCTGTTGGTCAAGGACGCGCAGCTAAAAGCTCTGGAGACACAGATCAACCCCCATTTTCTATATAACACTCTGGAATCCATCAACTGGCGGGCAAAAGCTTCCGGAGAGAAGGATATTTCCAAAATGGTAGAAGCTCTTGGCTTTTTATTGAGAGCCGCTCTGTCCCAGTCTTCCAAAACCGTTCCGCTCAGGCAGGAGCTTGATTTTGTCCACTGCTACCTGACGATCCAGGAGACACGCTACGAGGATCAGCTTGTCTATACTATGGAGGTGGACGAAGCTCTGAATGAAGTACCTGTTCCCAAACTGCTCATTCAGCCTCTTGTGGAAAATGCCATTCAGCATGCCCTGGAGGAGATGGTAGATACCTGCCGGATCCTGATCCGCGTGTATCACGACAGCCGGTATCTGTATATTCAGGTGGAGAACAGCGGCTCTTCTTTCCCGAATCATTTACTGGAAAAATTAAGTGACAAGACCATCAAACCGGAGGGCTTCGGCATTGGTCTTACCAATATCAACCAACGGATCCAACTGACCTATGGAAAAGAGTATGGTCTTGAATTCTTTAACAAGGATGGCTTTGCTGTGGCCATGATCCGGCTTCCCTTTCAGGGAACAGCAGCAGAAGGAATCGGGAATATAACGCAGCAACAGCAGCGGTGA
- a CDS encoding aspartate/glutamate racemase family protein: MSKSIAIVETSAVSFAELKELCREIIPNVKVTQIIDESLIQEVNQNGGPTPFVKRRMFEYFRNAQELGVDLIVNQCSSVGEAADQIAPFLNVPILKIDEAMAEKAVQMGRKIAVVATVESTTGPSVRLIEKKAKELGKEVEVDLHLVEGAMMVLIEKNDAETHNRMVLGEVEKAAKENDVVVLAQGSMTVLLPLVSSIETPVLTSPRLCIERVKEILGE; this comes from the coding sequence ATGAGTAAATCAATCGCCATTGTGGAGACCAGCGCGGTTTCCTTTGCAGAGTTAAAAGAGCTGTGCCGGGAGATCATCCCTAATGTGAAAGTGACACAGATCATAGATGAGAGCCTGATACAGGAAGTAAATCAAAACGGAGGCCCCACACCTTTTGTAAAGCGCAGGATGTTTGAGTATTTCAGAAATGCCCAGGAGCTGGGAGTGGATCTTATCGTCAATCAGTGCTCCAGTGTGGGGGAGGCAGCGGACCAGATCGCCCCGTTTCTGAATGTTCCTATCCTGAAGATTGATGAGGCCATGGCTGAAAAAGCGGTACAGATGGGGAGAAAGATTGCAGTGGTGGCCACGGTGGAATCCACCACAGGCCCCAGTGTCCGGCTGATCGAGAAAAAAGCAAAAGAGCTGGGCAAAGAGGTGGAGGTGGACCTGCATCTGGTGGAAGGCGCGATGATGGTTCTCATTGAGAAAAATGACGCTGAGACACATAACAGGATGGTGCTTGGGGAAGTGGAAAAAGCCGCCAAAGAAAATGACGTGGTGGTGCTGGCCCAGGGAAGTATGACGGTGCTTCTGCCGCTGGTAAGCAGTATAGAGACACCTGTGCTCACCAGTCCAAGGCTGTGTATCGAGAGAGTAAAAGAGATTCTTGGAGAATAG
- a CDS encoding BCCT family transporter, with protein sequence MKLFEKIEKKVFIPAVVILAVIIIPLYLAPEISNQIISSVFEFCTGRLGFLYLLACLVSFGFLIWLTVSRHGNVKLGSAEDKPQYSNVSWIAMLFTAGVGTSIVILGFLEPIYYVSGPPFDLEPFSKQAYEYAHMYGQFHWGLSAWAFYNPAIIATAYMMFVRKKPSMRLSVACEPVLKKQSRGFVGNVIDMLVIFGIVGSISTSLGIGAPVLSVIIREVFGIPQNYDFVVRIVVLVIWVCIFGTSVYLGLDKGIQKLSNINVVLAFVFMAIVLFVGPTTDIFKMEINSLGLYASDFVKMSTYTDPFGSGKFTQEWTVFYWGWWLAFMPMMGMFVGRISRGRTIRNVVWGQLIWGSLGCCVSFMIFGGYSLFLQETGRVDLASILQSQGQSAAIVAILRTLPMPKLMMIFLCIVCFVYLATTIDSCAYVLAGTTMKRLKGNEEPARWNRIFWAILFCLLSIGLMLIGGLEAVKTISVLTGLPLIAVLILLIVSVKKMLTGEDKSKKDGSAEGEPLELSKPEQEKKIQTKN encoded by the coding sequence GTGAAACTGTTTGAGAAGATTGAAAAGAAGGTTTTCATCCCGGCTGTGGTGATCCTGGCAGTCATTATTATTCCGCTGTATCTGGCACCGGAGATTTCCAACCAGATAATTTCAAGCGTATTTGAGTTCTGCACAGGAAGACTGGGTTTTCTGTACCTGCTTGCCTGCCTTGTGTCTTTTGGATTTTTGATCTGGCTGACAGTGAGCAGGCACGGGAATGTAAAGCTGGGCAGCGCTGAGGATAAACCGCAGTATTCCAACGTTTCCTGGATCGCCATGCTTTTTACTGCGGGTGTGGGAACGAGCATCGTGATCCTGGGCTTTCTGGAGCCGATCTATTATGTGAGCGGCCCTCCTTTTGATCTGGAGCCATTCAGCAAGCAGGCGTATGAGTATGCGCATATGTACGGGCAGTTCCACTGGGGACTGAGCGCCTGGGCATTCTATAATCCGGCTATTATTGCCACGGCTTATATGATGTTTGTCCGGAAAAAACCGAGTATGCGCCTGAGCGTTGCCTGTGAACCTGTACTCAAAAAGCAGTCCAGGGGATTTGTGGGAAACGTGATCGACATGCTGGTCATCTTTGGCATTGTGGGGTCTATTTCCACATCTCTTGGGATTGGAGCGCCGGTACTTTCTGTGATCATACGGGAGGTATTCGGAATTCCGCAGAATTATGACTTTGTTGTGCGTATTGTAGTATTGGTCATCTGGGTCTGTATCTTTGGAACCTCAGTGTACCTGGGATTGGATAAAGGGATCCAAAAGCTCAGCAATATAAATGTAGTGCTGGCGTTTGTCTTTATGGCGATTGTACTTTTTGTGGGACCGACAACAGATATCTTCAAAATGGAAATAAATTCTCTTGGTCTGTATGCCTCTGATTTTGTCAAAATGAGTACATATACGGACCCCTTCGGAAGCGGGAAATTTACGCAGGAATGGACCGTTTTCTACTGGGGATGGTGGCTGGCTTTTATGCCTATGATGGGAATGTTTGTGGGACGTATTTCCAGAGGGCGCACCATAAGAAATGTCGTGTGGGGACAACTCATATGGGGAAGTCTGGGCTGCTGTGTAAGCTTTATGATATTCGGAGGATACTCTTTGTTTCTGCAGGAGACAGGCAGAGTGGATTTGGCATCTATTCTCCAGAGCCAAGGCCAGAGCGCTGCCATTGTGGCAATTCTTCGGACTTTGCCTATGCCGAAGCTCATGATGATATTTTTATGCATTGTCTGTTTTGTATATCTTGCAACGACAATTGATTCCTGTGCCTATGTTCTGGCCGGGACCACCATGAAGCGTCTGAAGGGAAATGAGGAGCCTGCCAGATGGAACAGGATATTCTGGGCAATTCTGTTCTGTCTTTTGTCGATCGGCCTAATGCTGATCGGAGGACTGGAGGCGGTAAAAACCATTTCCGTACTCACAGGGCTGCCGCTGATCGCGGTGCTGATCCTGCTGATCGTTTCTGTGAAGAAAATGCTTACCGGGGAAGATAAAAGCAAAAAGGACGGCAGTGCCGAAGGTGAGCCTTTAGAGTTATCTAAGCCGGAGCAGGAGAAGAAGATACAGACGAAAAACTGA
- a CDS encoding serine hydrolase domain-containing protein codes for MRGTEKLDALLKNFVEMERGPAGCALTVRLGEEILYEGYQGYADEGAGKKIGRDTVYRMYSCTKPITAASAMILLEEGKILLDDPVWWYLPEYKNLTCCHYAGNNMETLIPAADMTIKHLLTMTSGFTYDGECNGTQRETKKVLDAIKQEGFVSTREFAGRLARVPLAFQPGSHWNYGLGLDVMGAVIEEASGMGFGEFLKKRLFEPLEMPNTGFFKEEIPREQLAVMYRYQDGKRLPNESEEYKFSSVYRLESGGGGLLSTVEDMSHFAGMMAKGGIWKDKRILNYRSIELMSRNHLRGEALEDFQDTHRHGWNFMSGYGYGLGVKTLIDLADSNCLGSSGEFSWAGAAGTLLSMDPVNRLSVVYAHQLMPDNREEFCHPRILNAVYSII; via the coding sequence GTGAGAGGCACAGAGAAATTAGACGCGTTGCTGAAGAATTTTGTGGAAATGGAGAGAGGGCCTGCGGGATGTGCGCTGACAGTGAGGCTGGGTGAAGAGATCCTCTATGAGGGATATCAGGGATACGCCGATGAAGGTGCAGGTAAAAAAATCGGAAGAGATACCGTGTATCGCATGTATTCCTGTACAAAACCCATTACGGCCGCTTCCGCTATGATCCTTTTGGAGGAGGGAAAGATTCTGTTGGATGATCCGGTGTGGTGGTATCTGCCGGAATATAAAAATCTCACCTGCTGCCATTACGCAGGAAATAACATGGAGACCCTGATACCCGCTGCTGACATGACCATCAAGCATCTGCTCACCATGACATCGGGTTTTACCTATGACGGGGAATGTAATGGTACCCAGCGGGAGACAAAAAAAGTGCTGGATGCCATCAAACAGGAAGGTTTTGTATCCACCAGAGAATTTGCAGGAAGGCTTGCCCGGGTTCCTCTTGCTTTTCAGCCAGGGAGCCATTGGAATTACGGACTGGGACTGGATGTGATGGGAGCTGTGATCGAGGAAGCAAGCGGTATGGGATTTGGAGAATTTTTGAAAAAAAGGCTGTTTGAGCCTTTGGAGATGCCAAACACAGGATTTTTTAAGGAAGAAATCCCCCGGGAGCAGTTGGCGGTGATGTACCGGTATCAGGACGGAAAAAGACTGCCAAATGAGTCGGAAGAGTATAAATTTTCTTCTGTATACCGTCTGGAAAGCGGAGGCGGGGGATTGTTATCCACCGTGGAAGATATGTCACATTTTGCCGGAATGATGGCCAAGGGAGGCATCTGGAAGGATAAAAGGATTTTAAATTACAGATCCATTGAACTGATGAGCAGGAATCATCTCAGGGGGGAGGCCCTGGAAGATTTCCAGGATACGCACCGCCATGGCTGGAACTTTATGTCCGGTTATGGGTATGGATTAGGCGTGAAGACCCTGATAGACCTGGCAGATTCCAACTGCCTGGGAAGTTCCGGGGAATTCAGTTGGGCCGGGGCTGCAGGGACACTTTTGTCCATGGATCCGGTAAACAGGCTGTCTGTGGTATATGCCCATCAGCTTATGCCTGATAACCGGGAGGAGTTCTGCCATCCACGGATTTTAAATGCGGTGTACAGTATCATCTGA
- a CDS encoding response regulator transcription factor gives MLRLIIVDDEKIIRESIRSLIDWESLGVEVVDVCKNGLEAYDAILDEYPDIVLTDIKMPGLSGLELIEKLRDTREHIQFILLSGYGEFEYAKQAMRYGIRHYLLKPCNEKQIIDAIEDVKKDCLIQQQSAVVEEQTAEFEKSLFRNMVTDGVTGGVDPSKIADSYQCYLDFHSTSYDLHYLFFLEEQYVRDCVLKISEYMQENFPGFLFHLFYVKNTLLFVLKDIHGECPGCDAFLDSLHFPRETVSLKHEKEHFENLTGLFITLIQKSIRYDKIYYLDGDTRIPICNYNGCLLSARSMIQRYESGAVAYEAFSEELFSLLETIEDRDFLNLLITNIIFQESQTASEPDAVTGAEFFRLINRAQTTEEILSSFRGNFNRFFPTSHSSSYKPFIEKLLSYTKEHLSDSTLSLKWLSNNYLFMNVDYVSKQFYKQTGEKFSAYLNRIRIEKAQELLLHCDGEKNTEKVYMVAEAVGCGNNPQYFSQLFRKCTGMTPTEYIKKMI, from the coding sequence ATGTTACGATTGATCATTGTGGATGATGAGAAGATCATACGGGAATCTATCCGCAGTCTGATCGACTGGGAGAGCCTGGGTGTGGAGGTTGTGGATGTGTGCAAAAACGGTCTGGAGGCTTACGACGCGATCCTGGACGAATACCCGGATATCGTGCTCACTGATATTAAGATGCCGGGACTTTCCGGACTGGAACTGATCGAGAAGTTAAGGGATACCCGGGAGCACATTCAATTTATCCTATTATCAGGATACGGAGAGTTTGAGTATGCCAAACAGGCCATGCGCTACGGAATCCGGCACTATCTTCTGAAACCCTGTAATGAAAAACAGATCATAGACGCTATCGAAGATGTAAAAAAAGACTGCCTGATCCAGCAGCAGTCTGCCGTGGTGGAGGAACAGACTGCTGAATTCGAGAAGTCTCTGTTTCGGAACATGGTGACAGACGGGGTGACAGGAGGGGTAGATCCTTCTAAAATCGCTGATTCCTACCAGTGCTATTTGGATTTCCACAGCACCTCTTATGATCTTCACTATCTGTTTTTTTTGGAGGAGCAGTATGTGCGGGACTGTGTTTTAAAAATCAGTGAATATATGCAGGAAAATTTTCCGGGATTTTTATTTCATCTGTTCTATGTAAAAAACACTCTGTTGTTTGTCTTAAAGGACATCCACGGTGAGTGTCCAGGCTGCGATGCTTTTTTGGACAGCCTGCATTTTCCCCGGGAGACAGTGTCTCTGAAGCATGAAAAAGAACACTTTGAGAATCTGACCGGACTATTCATTACACTGATACAAAAATCAATCCGTTATGACAAGATCTACTATCTGGATGGGGATACCAGAATTCCCATCTGCAACTATAACGGATGTCTTTTGAGCGCCAGATCCATGATCCAGAGATACGAGTCAGGAGCTGTTGCCTACGAGGCCTTTTCGGAAGAACTATTTTCCCTTCTGGAGACCATCGAGGACAGGGATTTCTTAAATCTTCTGATCACCAATATTATTTTTCAGGAATCACAGACAGCCTCAGAACCGGATGCTGTCACCGGAGCGGAATTCTTCCGCCTGATCAACAGAGCACAGACCACAGAGGAGATTCTCTCCTCTTTCCGGGGAAATTTTAACCGTTTTTTCCCCACATCTCATTCCAGCAGCTATAAACCGTTTATTGAAAAACTGTTGTCCTACACAAAGGAACACCTGTCAGATTCCACTTTGTCTTTAAAATGGCTTTCTAATAATTATCTCTTCATGAATGTGGACTATGTGAGCAAGCAGTTTTATAAACAGACCGGGGAAAAGTTCTCCGCCTATCTGAACCGGATCAGGATCGAGAAAGCCCAGGAGCTGCTGCTCCACTGCGATGGGGAGAAAAATACAGAGAAGGTATACATGGTGGCAGAAGCCGTGGGCTGCGGGAACAATCCCCAGTATTTCAGCCAGCTCTTTCGGAAATGCACAGGTATGACACCCACGGAATACATCAAAAAAATGATTTGA
- a CDS encoding sugar phosphate isomerase/epimerase family protein, whose translation MKLGMYSIELERPTVEELFQSVKSYGFSQMQFDFGSVCEEQMPERLDDSLLCRIRAAADANQIQIVSVNGTYNMIHPDPAVREEGTRRLEVIAKACKTLGCGIVTLCTGSRNADNMWKGHEDNQLPQAMEDLKKTVTEALASARKYDVVLGIECEPNNCIDSAEKAQELLEYFGWDSHLKIIMDVANLFPKGQAKKEHVRAYMDDAFERLGQQICLAHGKDILEGETLQYTYAGHGIVDFPYFIEKLDRAGYQGGMILHGIKSEEDFQKAVHFMCGL comes from the coding sequence ATGAAGCTTGGAATGTATTCAATTGAATTGGAACGCCCTACAGTGGAAGAACTGTTTCAGTCTGTAAAGTCATATGGATTTTCACAGATGCAGTTTGACTTTGGATCTGTATGTGAAGAGCAGATGCCAGAAAGGCTGGATGACAGCCTGCTCTGCAGGATACGGGCAGCCGCGGATGCCAATCAGATCCAGATCGTATCCGTGAATGGGACGTACAACATGATCCATCCGGATCCGGCAGTGCGGGAGGAAGGCACCCGGAGACTGGAAGTGATCGCAAAGGCCTGCAAGACATTGGGATGCGGTATTGTCACCCTGTGCACGGGAAGCAGAAATGCGGATAATATGTGGAAGGGCCATGAGGATAATCAACTGCCGCAGGCTATGGAAGATCTGAAAAAAACTGTGACAGAAGCACTTGCGTCTGCCAGAAAGTATGATGTGGTCCTGGGTATTGAGTGCGAGCCAAACAACTGTATTGACTCTGCTGAAAAAGCCCAGGAGCTGTTGGAATATTTCGGATGGGACAGCCATCTTAAGATCATCATGGATGTGGCAAACCTGTTTCCGAAAGGACAGGCAAAAAAAGAACATGTGAGAGCATATATGGATGATGCATTTGAACGGCTGGGACAGCAGATCTGCCTGGCCCACGGCAAGGATATTTTGGAGGGGGAAACGCTTCAATATACCTACGCCGGCCATGGAATCGTAGATTTTCCGTATTTTATAGAAAAGCTTGACAGGGCCGGATATCAGGGGGGAATGATCCTTCATGGGATCAAGTCCGAGGAGGACTTCCAAAAAGCAGTTCATTTTATGTGCGGGCTATAA